A window of the Tiliqua scincoides isolate rTilSci1 chromosome 5, rTilSci1.hap2, whole genome shotgun sequence genome harbors these coding sequences:
- the GORASP1 gene encoding Golgi reassembly-stacking protein 1: MGLGSSSEVSSGGSEGYHVHGVQENSPAQQAGLESFFDFILAIGHTRLNKEGDTLKDLLKANVEKAVKLEVYNIKTMKVREVEVIPSNMWGGQGLLGASVRFCSFQGASEHVWHVLDVEPASPAALAGLQPYTDYVVGSDQILQESEDFFSLIESHEGKPLKLMVYNTEMDSCREVFVTPNGAWGGEGSLGCGIGYGYLHRIPTQPAVPKKKTEVGPPSSLLGDVPPEQPTNGYTETPLLAPNYQGEEAASLDSSTDQSISMNSAENSLHHPPPVQRVMDPGFIDMSGASFPELIDLVKTVSVPSSASLSMTDNMTTELINSGAHSYFDQASVPVSEDAMTHPEGLCPEPKLDEVMSSVSSLPSLPMDISVNTSTADFGSPLTLLSSVATESPVVTKELQPDSHEERPQEFMDETVQN; encoded by the exons GTCCAGGAAAATTCCCCTGCTCAGCAGGCTGGATTGGAGTCATTCTTTGATTTCATCCTTGCAATAGGACACACCAGATTG aaTAAAGAAGGTGACACCCTAAAAGACCTGCTGAAGGCCAATGTTGAGAAAGCTGTGAAGCTGGAGGTCTACAACATCAAAACAATGAAAGTGCGTGAGGTGGAGGTGATCCCCAGCAACATGTGGGGGGGACAGGGCCTTCTGGGGGCCAGTGTGAGGTTCTGCAGTTTCCAAGGAGCCAGCGAACACGTGTGGCATGTTCTG GATGTGGAGCCAGCATCCCCTGCGGCCTTAGCTGGCTTGCAGCCATACACTGACTAcgttgttggatcagaccaaatacTGCAGGAG TCTGAAGATTTCTTCTCATTGATTGAATCCCACGAGGGAAAGCCCCTGAAGCTGATGGTGTATAACACAGAAATGGATTCCTGTCGAGAGGTTTTTGTCACCCCCAACGGAGCATGGGGTGGAGAAGGAAG TTTAGGTTGTGGCATTGGATATGGCTATTTGCACCGAATTCCAACACAGCCTGCTGTTCCAAAGAAAAAAACGGAGGTTGGTCCCCCTTCTTCACTCTTAGGAGATGTTCCTCCAGAGCAGCCTACCAATGGCTATACAGAG ACACCTCTGTTGGCACCTAATTACCAAGGTGAAGAAGCTGCAAGCTTAGATTCTAGCACAGATCAAAGTATAAGCATGAATTCAGCAGAAAATTCCCTtcaccaccctcctcctgtccAAAGAGTCATGGATCCAG GTTTTATAGATATGTCGGGTGCTTCCTTTCCTGAATTAATTGACTTGGTGAAAACAGTCAGtgtgccttcctctgcttctctcaGCATGACAGACAATATGACGACAGAACTAATCAACAGTGGAGCCCACTCATATTTTG atcAGGCCTCTGTTCCAGTCTCAGAAGATGCAATGACACATCCAGAAGGCTTGTGTCCTGAGCCAAAATTAGATGAAGTAATGTCTTCAGTTTCTTCTTTACCATCCCTTCCTATGGATATTTCTGTAAACACATCTACAGCAGATTTTGGGAGTCCACTAACTCTTCTGTCTTCAGTGGCAACTGAAAGCCCTGTAGTAACCAAAGAATTGCAACCCGATAGCCATGAAGAAAGGCCCCAGGAATTCATGGATGAAACTGTACAGAACTAG